One window from the genome of Candidatus Auribacterota bacterium encodes:
- a CDS encoding SPFH domain-containing protein: protein MDTQKVYAKPQRGHVSIGGPLRGIIFFVPFVILGLVLFLGLGRGTNMQKVAGGVAEGIFAVIWGIVVSGIRVAPQWERGVVLRLGKFRSVKGPGIMYIIPFIDNVRFVDLRLLTLNIPSQQVITKDNVPAAIDGVLFFLVADAEKAVIRIQDFAFAIAQYAQATLRDVVGGLSLDELLSEREHIQKRIAEVVEEHIKDWGLHIDSIRLQDIEMPEDLKRIMSRQASAEREKRATITKAEGDKIAATNLAAAAVIMEQTPGAMKLRTLQTIDSLGAGPANTVVMFPLELTETIRSIVKSASKSNDATVV from the coding sequence ATGGACACACAAAAAGTCTATGCGAAACCGCAGCGGGGACACGTTTCCATAGGAGGGCCGTTACGGGGAATTATCTTCTTTGTCCCTTTCGTCATTCTCGGCCTCGTGCTCTTCCTGGGCCTGGGGCGCGGAACCAACATGCAGAAAGTCGCCGGGGGCGTGGCCGAGGGCATCTTTGCGGTCATCTGGGGAATTGTCGTCTCCGGTATTCGCGTTGCCCCGCAGTGGGAACGGGGCGTGGTGCTCCGGCTCGGCAAGTTTCGGTCGGTCAAAGGGCCGGGCATCATGTATATCATTCCCTTCATTGACAATGTCCGGTTTGTAGATCTGCGCTTGCTTACTCTGAACATTCCCAGCCAGCAGGTGATTACCAAGGACAATGTTCCCGCGGCCATTGACGGCGTCCTCTTTTTCCTGGTGGCGGACGCTGAGAAGGCCGTCATTCGAATCCAGGACTTCGCTTTTGCCATCGCCCAGTACGCGCAGGCTACGTTGCGAGACGTCGTTGGCGGACTCTCGCTGGACGAACTCCTGTCGGAGCGAGAGCATATTCAGAAGCGGATTGCCGAGGTGGTGGAGGAACACATCAAGGATTGGGGATTGCATATTGATTCCATTCGCCTTCAGGACATCGAAATGCCGGAAGACTTGAAGCGAATCATGTCCCGGCAAGCCTCGGCGGAACGAGAGAAGCGGGCCACGATTACGAAGGCGGAGGGCGACAAGATTGCGGCGACGAATCTGGCCGCCGCCGCCGTCATCATGGAGCAGACACCGGGGGCGATGAAACTGCGAACACTTCAGACGATCGACAGCCTTGGGGCTGGTCCCGCGAATACGGTTGTCATGTTTCCATTGGAACTGACAGAAACAATAAGGAGTATCGTCAAATCGGCATCGAAGAGTAACGACGCCACCGTGGTGTAA